In Streptomyces sp. NBC_00483, a single window of DNA contains:
- a CDS encoding FAD binding domain-containing protein — protein MREFGYERASDVSGAVAVLGADPEARFLGGGTNLVDLMKIGVERPARLVDVRELPLGEIEVTADGGLRIGATVTNSDLAAHPEVRRRYPALTQAVLAGASGQLRNMATVGGNLLQRTRCGYFTDVSKPCNKREPGSGCPAVEGEHRNHAILGASEHCVAVHPSDMGVALAAFDAVVEYETADGKGELALADFYRPVGDTPHLETGLPAGALITAVTLPPAPVAANSVYRKVRERASYAFAIGSVAAAVDVQDGVVRDARIALGAVASRPWRARAAEAALIGQPAEGATFAAAADAELAAAKPLPDNRYKVPLMRNLIVALLTELASEATR, from the coding sequence GTGAGGGAGTTCGGATACGAGCGGGCGTCCGATGTGTCGGGCGCGGTGGCGGTGCTCGGCGCCGACCCCGAGGCGCGCTTCCTCGGCGGCGGCACCAACCTCGTCGACCTGATGAAGATCGGCGTCGAGCGGCCCGCGCGCCTCGTCGACGTGCGGGAACTGCCGCTCGGCGAGATCGAGGTGACCGCTGACGGTGGGCTCCGTATCGGTGCCACCGTCACCAACAGCGACCTCGCCGCCCACCCCGAAGTGCGGCGCCGCTACCCGGCGTTGACTCAGGCCGTGCTCGCCGGGGCCTCCGGGCAGCTGCGCAACATGGCCACCGTCGGCGGCAATCTGCTGCAGCGCACCCGCTGCGGCTACTTCACCGACGTCAGCAAGCCGTGCAACAAGCGGGAGCCCGGCAGTGGTTGCCCGGCCGTCGAGGGCGAGCACCGCAATCACGCCATCCTCGGCGCGAGCGAGCACTGCGTGGCGGTGCACCCGTCCGACATGGGTGTCGCGCTCGCCGCGTTCGACGCCGTCGTGGAGTACGAAACCGCCGACGGCAAGGGCGAGTTGGCGCTCGCCGACTTCTACCGGCCCGTCGGCGACACCCCGCACCTGGAGACCGGCCTCCCGGCCGGTGCGCTCATCACCGCGGTCACCCTGCCGCCCGCGCCCGTCGCGGCGAACTCGGTGTACCGCAAGGTCCGCGAGCGCGCCTCGTACGCCTTCGCGATCGGCTCCGTGGCCGCCGCCGTCGACGTCCAGGACGGCGTCGTACGGGACGCGCGGATCGCGCTCGGCGCGGTCGCCTCGCGGCCGTGGCGGGCCCGTGCCGCAGAGGCGGCGCTGATCGGGCAGCCCGCGGAGGGCGCGACGTTCGCGGCCGCCGCGGACGCCGAACTAGCGGCGGCGAAGCCGCTGCCCGACAACAGGTACAAGGTGCCCCTGATGCGCAATCTGATCGTTGCGCTGCTCACCGAACTCGCCTCGGAGGCCACCCGATGA